One genomic segment of Ipomoea triloba cultivar NCNSP0323 chromosome 9, ASM357664v1 includes these proteins:
- the LOC116029924 gene encoding BTB/POZ domain-containing protein At3g05675 isoform X3, whose protein sequence is MFYIQLNESKAPSRIGDRPTSDVVVRIRTQDGRDHRVYCHSHILVQQSKYFADRLSDTWPTCQILDSRNCVEVHCEESDLDYYVNVLRLFYVISDCSVTDICQGVRSALGILRAAFKLGCPQIITACAEYLEAVPWEETEEEDILKTIPGMGSQVAPVIARLQPVLPSAVVKIFLSAMQFATSLPPDSLNDLKTTAQEQLEYMVVEDDDAPLLTADNEIKLEVVQCIKRLHDRFSQLVESLLCDVQQSMSEDGKLQLFKSCLSDLSWACQILTKLEIMRDFVHRWTEISVKIIKVVQQLSPEAETIGAKLKVLEVAAKVLEAIGYGTVVLPATKRLHMAKVWLPFVRAMKPLIDSVIVDSEDDLIPKIDGDLWQSLEASFVSMILTLPSADQAEILTEWWTNQHVQYPDLTEAFEAWCYRSKAAKRRLAMLEGDHSTANPV, encoded by the coding sequence ATGTTCTACATTCAGCTAAATGAATCAAAAGCACCGAGCAGGATTGGAGATCGACCGACCAGTGATGTTGTAGTAAGGATTAGAACACAGGATGGTCGCGATCACAGGGTTTATTGTCATTCTCATATCCTCGTCCAACAGAGCAAGTACTTTGCTGACCGATTATCCGATACCTGGCCCACATGTCAAATCCTTGATTCCCGCAACTGTGTTGAGGTTCATTGTGAAGAATCTGACTTGGACTACTATGTCAATGTGCTTCGACTCTTCTATGTCATTTCGGATTGTTCGGTGACTGATATTTGCCAAGGTGTCAGGAGTGCTCTTGGCATTTTACGGGCAGCTTTCAAGCTCGGGTGCCCACAGATTATTACTGCGTGTGCAGAATACTTGGAAGCTGTTCCCTGGGAAGAAACGGAGGAGGAGGATATCCTAAAAACGATTCCGGGCATGGGATCCCAAGTGGCCCCGGTAATTGCTCGCCTACAACCGGTTCTTCCTTCTGCTGTGGTCAAAATATTCCTCTCAGCAATGCAATTTGCCACTTCCTTGCCTCCCGATTCTTTGAATGATCTGAAAACGACAGCTCAAGAACAGCTCGAGTACATGGTCgttgaagatgatgatgctCCTCTGTTAACGGCTGATAACGAGATAAAACTAGAGGTAGTGCAATGCATTAAGAGACTGCACGATAGGTTTAGCCAACTTGTAGAGTCTTTACTGTGCGATGTCCAACAATCAATGTCTGAGGACGGGAAATTGCAATTATTTAAGTCCTGTCTATCGGATTTATCCTGGGCTTGCCAGATATTAACGAAATTGGAGATTATGAGAGATTTTGTTCATAGATGGACCGAGATATcagttaaaataataaaggtTGTTCAGCAGTTGAGCCCCGAAGCTGAAACAATCGGGGCAAAATTGAAGGTTCTCGAGGTGGCAGCAAAAGTCCTAGAGGCAATAGGATATGGCACGGTTGTTCTGCCTGCAACAAAGCGGCTCCACATGGCAAAGGTCTGGCTTCCGTTTGTGCGGGCAATGAAGCCTTTGATTGATTCAGTGATTGTAGACAGCGAGGATGATCTGATCCCAAAAATAGACGGTGATTTATGGCAATCCTTAGAGGCGTCGTTTGTTTCAATGATACTTACATTGCCCTCGGCAGATCAGGCAGAGATCTTGACAGAGTGGTGGACAAACCAGCACGTCCAGTATCCCGACCTCACCGAGGCCTTTGAAGCGTGGTGTTATAGATCCAAGGCTGCCAAGCGAAGGCTGGCAATGCTCGAAGGAGATCATAGCACTGCCAATCCAGTATGA
- the LOC116028624 gene encoding BEL1-like homeodomain protein 1, with translation MATYFHGNSEIQGGGDGLQTLILMNPGYVNVGFSDTQPAAGTSFGFLNSIASGNAVTLSHAPPQSQSQQFVGIPLATAGSQEAAVHSQHDIAALHGFIRSQYSNMYGPPPPPAVELAAAREVTRAQGGLSLSLSSQHGNFRGEGDAGSQQMVTAAISPTSGDDQVRVSGGSSSSASGVSNGVNGAQSRILSSKYLKATQELLEEVVNVGKGIKTGAESAKGANSQAKSLAGDSSGEGQAGVESSSGNRTTELTTAERQEIQMKKAKLVNMLDEVEQRYRQYHQQMHFVISWFEQAAGPGSARTYTAVALQTISKQFRCLKDAILGQVRAASKSLGEDGVGMKVEGSSRLKLVDNQLRQQRALQQLGMIQHNAWRPQRGLPERSVSVLRAWLFEHFLHPYPKDSDKIMLAKQTGLTRSQVSNWFINARVRLWKPMVEEMYLEEIKEQEKSGGGAEDKTSKEEADEEGSASLQQHKSPPGSENQDRNEIDTPKQANNNNNNPSMSTASTSMNGIPMNTNHPAGFSLIGPSEMDSITQGSPKKPRGSDMLLHSAIVPSIAIDAAKPAPVKFGNDRQTREGFPLEGSTNFMAAFGSYPIEQMGRFSTEQFPSPYSTNAVSLTLGLQHSENLSAAMSAATHHNFLPNQDIQMGGRGVVIGEAANDFVGGMTTPTSAHPTSVFENFNIQNRKRFPAQLLPDFVT, from the exons ATGGCAACGTACTTTCATGGTAACTCGGAAATCCAAGGAGGGGGTGATGGGTTGCAAACTCTCATACTGATGAACCCTGGGTATGTAAATGTTGGATTCTCTGACACCCAGCCGGCGGCGGGGACCAGCTTCGGGTTCCTCAACTCAATCGCCTCCGGGAACGCTGTTACGTTGTCACACGCGCCGCCGCAGTCGCAGTCCCAACAGTTTGTCGGCATCCCGCTCGCCACCGCGGGGTCTCAGGAGGCCGCGGTGCACTCTCAGCATGATATCGCCGCCCTCCACGGCTTCATCAGGTCTCAGTATAGCAACATGTAcgggccgccgccgccgccggcggtTGAGCTCGCGGCGGCGCGTGAGGTGACACGCGCCCAGGGTGGGCTGTCCTTGAGCCTGTCCTCTCAGCATGGGAATTTCCGGGGCGAAGGCGACGCCGGGTCGCAGCAGATGGTGACCGCGGCTATTTCTCCGACGTCCGGCGACGATCAGGTGAGGGTATCCGGCGGATCGTCCTCCTCCGCTTCCGGCGTTTCCAATGGCGTGAATGGCGCTCAAAGTAGGATTTTGAGTTCCAAGTATTTGAAGGCAACACAAGAGCTCCTTGAAGAGGTTGTTAATGTCGGCAAGGGAATAAAAACCGGCGCTGAATCAGCCAAAGGTGCTAATTCTCAAGCCAAGAGTCTCGCCGGAGACTCCTCCGGCGAGGGACAAGCCGGAGTAGAGAGTAGCAGTGGTAACCGCACCACCGAGCTCACTACTGCAGAGAGGCAGGAAATTCAAATGAAGAAAGCAAAGCTCGTAAACATGCTTGATGAG GTGGAGCAGAGGTACAGACAATATCATCAACAGATGCACTTTGTAATATCATGGTTTGAGCAAGCGGCAGGGCCGGGTTCCGCGAGAACCTACACGGCGGTGGCGTTGCAGACGATCTCGAAGCAATTCCGGTGCCTGAAAGACGCGATCTTGGGGCAAGTACGAGCGGCCAGCAAGAGCTTAGGGGAAGACGGTGTGGGAATGAAGGTGGAAGGTTCATCCCGGCTGAAATTGGTGGACAATCAGCTCCGACAACAGAGGGCTCTGCAACAGTTGGGAATGATCCAGCACAATGCTTGGAGACCCCAGAGAGGATTGCCTGAGCGTTCCGTTTCTGTGCTTCGTGCTTGGCTCTTTGAACATTTTCTCCATCC TTATCCCAAGGATTCTGACAAAATCATGCTGGCTAAACAGACAGGCCTTACTAGGAGTCAG GTGTCGAATTGGTTCATTAATGCTCGAGTTCGGCTATGGAAACCGATGGTGGAAGAGATGTACCTGGAAGAGATCAAGGAGCAAGAAAAGAGTGGAGGAGGAGCAGAGGACAAAACAAGCAAAGAGGAAGCAGATGAAGAAGGGTCAGCATCTCTGCAACAACACAAAAGTCCCCCTGGCTCAGAAAATCAAGATAGGAATGAAATTGACACCCCAAAACAagccaataataataataataatccatcaATGTCCACTGCATCAACATCTATGAATGGGATACCCATGAATACCAACCATCCTGCAGGTTTCAGCCTCATTGGACCCTCAGAAATGGACAGCATTACTCAGGGAAGTCCAAAGAAGCCCCGGGGCTCAGACATGCTGCTGCATAGCGCCATCGTTCCATCAATAGCCATCGATGCAGCAAAGCCCGCCCCCGTGAAATTTGGCAATGACAGGCAAACCAGAGAAGGATTCCCCTTGGAGGGATCAACAAACTTCATGGCCGCCTTCGGGTCCTACCCAATCGAGCAAATGGGGCGGTTCAGCACCGAGCAGTTCCCCTCACCTTATTCCACCAACGCTGTCTCCCTCACCCTCGGCCTGCAGCACAGCGAAAACCTCTCCGCCGCCATGTCTGCTGCCACACACCACAATTTCCTCCCCAACCAAGACATTCAAATGGGGGGAAGGGGAGTTGTGATTGGTGAAGCAGCAAACGATTTTGTTGGCGGAATGACTACCCCGACATCTGCTCACCCCACCAGCGTGTTCGAGAACTTCAACATTCAGAACCGGAAGAGGTTCCCAGCACAATTGTTGCCAGACTTTGTCACCTGA
- the LOC116029924 gene encoding BTB/POZ domain-containing protein At3g05675 isoform X2 codes for MDSHLNESKAPSRIGDRPTSDVVVRIRTQDGRDHRVYCHSHILVQQSKYFADRLSDTWPTCQILDSRNCVEVHCEESDLDYYVNVLRLFYVISDCSVTDICQGVRSALGILRAAFKLGCPQIITACAEYLEAVPWEETEEEDILKTIPGMGSQVAPVIARLQPVLPSAVVKIFLSAMQFATSLPPDSLNDLKTTAQEQLEYMVVEDDDAPLLTADNEIKLEVVQCIKRLHDRFSQLVESLLCDVQQSMSEDGKLQLFKSCLSDLSWACQILTKLEIMRDFVHRWTEISVKIIKVVQQLSPEAETIGAKLKVLEVAAKVLEAIGYGTVVLPATKRLHMAKVWLPFVRAMKPLIDSVIVDSEDDLIPKIDGDLWQSLEASFVSMILTLPSADQAEILTEWWTNQHVQYPDLTEAFEAWCYRSKAAKRRLAMLEGDHSTANPIFLMDLRQSR; via the exons CTAAATGAATCAAAAGCACCGAGCAGGATTGGAGATCGACCGACCAGTGATGTTGTAGTAAGGATTAGAACACAGGATGGTCGCGATCACAGGGTTTATTGTCATTCTCATATCCTCGTCCAACAGAGCAAGTACTTTGCTGACCGATTATCCGATACCTGGCCCACATGTCAAATCCTTGATTCCCGCAACTGTGTTGAGGTTCATTGTGAAGAATCTGACTTGGACTACTATGTCAATGTGCTTCGACTCTTCTATGTCATTTCGGATTGTTCGGTGACTGATATTTGCCAAGGTGTCAGGAGTGCTCTTGGCATTTTACGGGCAGCTTTCAAGCTCGGGTGCCCACAGATTATTACTGCGTGTGCAGAATACTTGGAAGCTGTTCCCTGGGAAGAAACGGAGGAGGAGGATATCCTAAAAACGATTCCGGGCATGGGATCCCAAGTGGCCCCGGTAATTGCTCGCCTACAACCGGTTCTTCCTTCTGCTGTGGTCAAAATATTCCTCTCAGCAATGCAATTTGCCACTTCCTTGCCTCCCGATTCTTTGAATGATCTGAAAACGACAGCTCAAGAACAGCTCGAGTACATGGTCgttgaagatgatgatgctCCTCTGTTAACGGCTGATAACGAGATAAAACTAGAGGTAGTGCAATGCATTAAGAGACTGCACGATAGGTTTAGCCAACTTGTAGAGTCTTTACTGTGCGATGTCCAACAATCAATGTCTGAGGACGGGAAATTGCAATTATTTAAGTCCTGTCTATCGGATTTATCCTGGGCTTGCCAGATATTAACGAAATTGGAGATTATGAGAGATTTTGTTCATAGATGGACCGAGATATcagttaaaataataaaggtTGTTCAGCAGTTGAGCCCCGAAGCTGAAACAATCGGGGCAAAATTGAAGGTTCTCGAGGTGGCAGCAAAAGTCCTAGAGGCAATAGGATATGGCACGGTTGTTCTGCCTGCAACAAAGCGGCTCCACATGGCAAAGGTCTGGCTTCCGTTTGTGCGGGCAATGAAGCCTTTGATTGATTCAGTGATTGTAGACAGCGAGGATGATCTGATCCCAAAAATAGACGGTGATTTATGGCAATCCTTAGAGGCGTCGTTTGTTTCAATGATACTTACATTGCCCTCGGCAGATCAGGCAGAGATCTTGACAGAGTGGTGGACAAACCAGCACGTCCAGTATCCCGACCTCACCGAGGCCTTTGAAGCGTGGTGTTATAGATCCAAGGCTGCCAAGCGAAGGCTGGCAATGCTCGAAGGAGATCATAGCACTGCCAATCCA ATTTTCTTAATGGATCTGAGGCAGTCCAGATAA
- the LOC116029924 gene encoding BTB/POZ domain-containing protein At3g05675 isoform X1, whose amino-acid sequence MFYIQLNESKAPSRIGDRPTSDVVVRIRTQDGRDHRVYCHSHILVQQSKYFADRLSDTWPTCQILDSRNCVEVHCEESDLDYYVNVLRLFYVISDCSVTDICQGVRSALGILRAAFKLGCPQIITACAEYLEAVPWEETEEEDILKTIPGMGSQVAPVIARLQPVLPSAVVKIFLSAMQFATSLPPDSLNDLKTTAQEQLEYMVVEDDDAPLLTADNEIKLEVVQCIKRLHDRFSQLVESLLCDVQQSMSEDGKLQLFKSCLSDLSWACQILTKLEIMRDFVHRWTEISVKIIKVVQQLSPEAETIGAKLKVLEVAAKVLEAIGYGTVVLPATKRLHMAKVWLPFVRAMKPLIDSVIVDSEDDLIPKIDGDLWQSLEASFVSMILTLPSADQAEILTEWWTNQHVQYPDLTEAFEAWCYRSKAAKRRLAMLEGDHSTANPIFLMDLRQSR is encoded by the exons ATGTTCTACATTCAGCTAAATGAATCAAAAGCACCGAGCAGGATTGGAGATCGACCGACCAGTGATGTTGTAGTAAGGATTAGAACACAGGATGGTCGCGATCACAGGGTTTATTGTCATTCTCATATCCTCGTCCAACAGAGCAAGTACTTTGCTGACCGATTATCCGATACCTGGCCCACATGTCAAATCCTTGATTCCCGCAACTGTGTTGAGGTTCATTGTGAAGAATCTGACTTGGACTACTATGTCAATGTGCTTCGACTCTTCTATGTCATTTCGGATTGTTCGGTGACTGATATTTGCCAAGGTGTCAGGAGTGCTCTTGGCATTTTACGGGCAGCTTTCAAGCTCGGGTGCCCACAGATTATTACTGCGTGTGCAGAATACTTGGAAGCTGTTCCCTGGGAAGAAACGGAGGAGGAGGATATCCTAAAAACGATTCCGGGCATGGGATCCCAAGTGGCCCCGGTAATTGCTCGCCTACAACCGGTTCTTCCTTCTGCTGTGGTCAAAATATTCCTCTCAGCAATGCAATTTGCCACTTCCTTGCCTCCCGATTCTTTGAATGATCTGAAAACGACAGCTCAAGAACAGCTCGAGTACATGGTCgttgaagatgatgatgctCCTCTGTTAACGGCTGATAACGAGATAAAACTAGAGGTAGTGCAATGCATTAAGAGACTGCACGATAGGTTTAGCCAACTTGTAGAGTCTTTACTGTGCGATGTCCAACAATCAATGTCTGAGGACGGGAAATTGCAATTATTTAAGTCCTGTCTATCGGATTTATCCTGGGCTTGCCAGATATTAACGAAATTGGAGATTATGAGAGATTTTGTTCATAGATGGACCGAGATATcagttaaaataataaaggtTGTTCAGCAGTTGAGCCCCGAAGCTGAAACAATCGGGGCAAAATTGAAGGTTCTCGAGGTGGCAGCAAAAGTCCTAGAGGCAATAGGATATGGCACGGTTGTTCTGCCTGCAACAAAGCGGCTCCACATGGCAAAGGTCTGGCTTCCGTTTGTGCGGGCAATGAAGCCTTTGATTGATTCAGTGATTGTAGACAGCGAGGATGATCTGATCCCAAAAATAGACGGTGATTTATGGCAATCCTTAGAGGCGTCGTTTGTTTCAATGATACTTACATTGCCCTCGGCAGATCAGGCAGAGATCTTGACAGAGTGGTGGACAAACCAGCACGTCCAGTATCCCGACCTCACCGAGGCCTTTGAAGCGTGGTGTTATAGATCCAAGGCTGCCAAGCGAAGGCTGGCAATGCTCGAAGGAGATCATAGCACTGCCAATCCA ATTTTCTTAATGGATCTGAGGCAGTCCAGATAA